One part of the Amaranthus tricolor cultivar Red isolate AtriRed21 chromosome 16, ASM2621246v1, whole genome shotgun sequence genome encodes these proteins:
- the LOC130802598 gene encoding uncharacterized protein LOC130802598, translating to MMLRHLLVQIKGFFGDKSRLRKRDPLIGDNTDFKCFEWVIGQRFTSRQSFKNVVAKYGILQGSNITITSSNNHRKQNIIMKCVSRCKFYLYGGWDSRRVVYVVKSVDGEHNCSRNMKKNRQMKSRWVADQFLEVFKVRPHWQAKEIMATIKKTFSVLVNKDFAYRVMYHTHRMLHGSMLEHYTKLGSNIEALKHINPQSLVKLVNNPTRVDNANVSQRLHMCFEGLKHGWLEGYRKVICIDACFLKTFLGGQLLSAIGRDHNDQMYPISWAVVEGDENDLVIKSYEHQAILNGVDKVFPKAEHRHCARHIYAHWHKSFKGEELKLLFWKAIKAYNKADFEDA from the exons ATGATGTTGAGACACCTCCTAGTTCAGATTAAAGGTTTTTTTGGTGATAAGAGCAGGTTAAGAAAAAGAGATCCTTTAATTGGAGATAATACAGATTTTAAGTGCTTTGAATGGGTTATTGGGCAAAGGTTCACCTCTAGGCAAAGCTTCAAGAATGTTGTGGCAAAGTATGGGATATTACAAGGAAGTAATATCACAATAACCTCTAGTAATAATCATAGAAAACAAAATATCATTATGAAATGTGTCTCAAGAtgcaaattttatttgtatGGTGGATGGGATTCAAGGAGAGTTGTGTATGTTGTTAAATCAGTTGATGGTGAGCATAACTGTTCAAGAAACATGAAAAAGAACAGGCAAATGAAATCCAGATGGGTAGCAGACCAATTTTTAGAGGTGTTCAAGGTTCGACCACATTGGCAAGCTAAAGAAATAATGGCTACGATTAAGAAAACTTTTAGTGTTCTTGTTAATAAGGATTTTGCTTATAGAGTCATGTATCATACACATCGAATGCTTCATGGTAGTATGCTAGAGCACTACACCAAGCTTGGTAGTAACATTGAGGCTCTAAAACACATTAACCCACAAAGCTTAGTGAAACTTGTCAATAATCCTACGAGAGTTGATAATGCTAATGTTTCTCAAAGACTACATATGTGTTTTGAGGGGTTGAAACATGGATGGTTAGAGGGATACAGGAAGGTTATTTGTATCGATGCATGCTTCCTAAAGACCTTTTTAGGTGGTCAACTACTAAGTGCCATTGGGAGAGACCACAATGATCAAATGTACCCAATATCATGGGCCGTTGTAGAGG GTGATGAGAATGACTTGGTTATTAAATCATATGAACACCAG GCAATATTAAATGGTGTTGATAAAGTGTTCCCTAAAGCTGAACACAGACATTGTGCTAGACACATTTACGCTCATTGGCACAAGTCATTCAAGGGTGAGGAGTTGAAGCTTCTGTTTTGGAAGGCAATTAAAGCATACAATAAGGCTGATTTTGAAGATGCTTAA